In one window of Prosthecobacter fusiformis DNA:
- a CDS encoding EVE domain-containing protein translates to MRYWLLKTEPDVFSFDDLKKRPKKTEPWNGVRNYQVRNMMRDEMALGDLGFFYHSSCPVPGIAGIVKIVKEAYPDHTQFDPSSEYFDKGSKPEEPRWLMVDVKWEAAFKTFVTLDMLRDDPTLADMITLRRGNRLSITSVEEKHWKKICEMGGL, encoded by the coding sequence ATGCGCTACTGGCTGCTCAAAACCGAACCTGATGTGTTTTCCTTCGACGACCTCAAAAAGCGTCCGAAGAAAACCGAACCCTGGAACGGCGTACGCAACTACCAAGTGCGCAACATGATGCGGGACGAAATGGCCCTGGGCGACCTCGGCTTCTTCTACCACTCAAGTTGTCCCGTCCCTGGCATTGCAGGCATTGTCAAAATCGTCAAAGAAGCCTACCCGGACCACACCCAGTTCGATCCGTCCTCCGAATACTTCGATAAAGGCAGCAAGCCCGAGGAACCACGCTGGCTCATGGTGGATGTGAAGTGGGAAGCCGCCTTCAAGACCTTCGTCACCCTGGACATGCTGCGCGATGACCCTACCCTCGCCGACATGATCACCCTCCGCCGCGGCAACCGCCTCTCCATCACCTCCGTGGAGGAAAAGCACTGGAAAAAGATCTGCGAGATGGGCGGGCTTTAA
- a CDS encoding DUF72 domain-containing protein: MLTPSGSPFPVASLKAALAALAGSNVYVGTSSWKYPGWAGLLYDEQRYIYRGKWAKSRFERDCLEEYAEVFKTVSVDAGYYQFPSPQYIAGLCGQVPDGFKFSFKVTDEITARTFPNLPRYGDRGGQANPHFLNADLFQKAFLASCEPYRDKMGVLMFEFSHFHPRDFQRGRDFVDMLDAFLGQLPKGWQYGVEVRNKSLLHPEYFAMLRSHGVTHVLNNWTHMPSVAEQLQLAGSLTCDDFTAARFLLKPGRTFEQAVEAFKPYNATKDIYEEARQAAATLIEMRRQDNLRRITKPSFLFINNRLEGNALLTILAVMQMLKVMVTTASQQAGNTAGPAS; encoded by the coding sequence ATGCTGACCCCGTCCGGCTCACCATTCCCCGTTGCGTCTTTAAAGGCAGCCCTCGCCGCGCTGGCTGGGAGCAATGTCTATGTGGGCACGTCCTCCTGGAAGTATCCTGGCTGGGCGGGTCTGCTGTATGATGAGCAGAGGTATATTTACCGGGGCAAATGGGCCAAGAGCCGGTTCGAGCGGGATTGCCTGGAGGAGTATGCCGAAGTGTTCAAGACGGTGAGCGTGGATGCCGGGTATTACCAGTTTCCGTCACCGCAGTACATTGCAGGATTGTGCGGGCAGGTGCCGGACGGGTTTAAGTTTTCTTTCAAGGTGACGGATGAGATTACCGCCCGCACGTTTCCCAACCTGCCCAGGTATGGGGACCGGGGCGGGCAGGCGAATCCCCATTTTCTCAACGCCGATCTGTTTCAAAAGGCATTCCTTGCGTCGTGTGAACCTTACCGGGACAAGATGGGGGTGCTGATGTTCGAGTTCAGCCACTTTCATCCACGGGATTTTCAGCGCGGGCGTGATTTCGTGGACATGCTGGACGCGTTTCTTGGCCAGCTTCCCAAAGGCTGGCAGTATGGTGTGGAGGTGCGAAACAAGTCGCTCCTGCATCCCGAATATTTTGCCATGCTGCGAAGCCATGGGGTGACTCATGTTTTGAACAACTGGACGCACATGCCGTCCGTGGCGGAGCAGCTTCAGCTGGCAGGCAGCCTGACATGCGATGATTTCACAGCGGCGCGCTTTTTGTTGAAACCAGGACGCACGTTTGAGCAGGCAGTGGAAGCGTTTAAACCCTACAATGCCACCAAGGACATCTATGAGGAAGCGCGGCAGGCCGCAGCGACGTTGATTGAAATGCGCAGGCAGGACAACCTCCGGCGCATCACCAAGCCGAGCTTTTTGTTTATCAACAACCGGTTGGAAGGCAATGCGCTGCTAACCATCCTGGCGGTGATGCAGATGCTCAAAGTGATGGTGACGACTGCCTCCCAGCAAGCAGGGAATACAGCCGGTCCAGCGTCGTAA
- a CDS encoding sulfatase family protein, translating to MKRLLLIFCSALCAAGTLASAQDAARPNVLFIIFDDWGWRDAGAYGSTWVKTPNFDRIAKEGILFKNAYTSNPKCSPCRASILTGRNTWQLEEAVCHGGIFPPKFAVFPDIMQAAGYTIGLTGKGWGPGDFKLEGRTQNPAGPSFDEHKIQPPAKGIGQNDYSKNFEAFLAQRDKGKPFSFWMGFQEPHRAYELDSGTRLGKKLEDVVVPPYFPDTSIVRGDLADYAIEVEYADAHIGKALATLEASGELENTLIIVTSDHGMPFPYVKGQIHEDGFHLPLAMRWGKGIQPGRVVEDFINVRDFAPTFLELAGQKPHSQMTGKSLVNILSSPKSGIIENRDFMLAGKERHDLGRPNDLGYPVRAIRTHEYLYVHNFHPERWPACDPETDFGNCDASPTKELLKALGGTYFEMSLGKRQPDELYRLSDDPSGIRNLANDLAFAPVMAELREKMMAELKAEGDPRALGNGAIFDTYKYLGSRKKGYDTWLQAQDAALTESIKTKAIEVDTKQRARSPKKPRPIP from the coding sequence ATGAAACGGCTCCTCCTCATCTTCTGCTCCGCCCTTTGCGCGGCAGGCACCCTGGCCTCCGCGCAGGATGCCGCTCGGCCTAACGTATTATTTATCATCTTTGACGACTGGGGCTGGCGTGATGCCGGTGCCTACGGCTCCACCTGGGTCAAGACCCCCAATTTCGACCGCATCGCCAAGGAAGGCATCCTTTTCAAAAACGCCTATACCTCCAATCCCAAGTGCAGTCCCTGCCGCGCCAGCATCCTCACAGGCCGCAATACCTGGCAGCTTGAGGAGGCCGTCTGCCACGGCGGCATCTTCCCGCCCAAATTCGCCGTTTTTCCAGACATCATGCAGGCCGCCGGTTACACCATCGGCCTCACCGGCAAAGGCTGGGGCCCAGGTGACTTCAAACTCGAAGGTCGCACCCAAAACCCTGCAGGTCCCAGCTTCGATGAACACAAGATCCAGCCCCCGGCCAAAGGCATCGGACAAAACGACTACAGCAAAAACTTCGAAGCCTTCCTGGCTCAGCGAGACAAGGGCAAGCCCTTCAGTTTCTGGATGGGCTTTCAAGAACCTCACCGCGCTTATGAACTCGATTCCGGCACACGCCTCGGCAAAAAACTCGAAGACGTCGTCGTCCCTCCCTACTTCCCGGATACCTCCATCGTCCGTGGTGACCTGGCCGATTACGCTATCGAAGTCGAATACGCAGATGCCCACATCGGCAAAGCACTCGCCACCCTGGAAGCATCTGGCGAACTCGAAAACACCCTCATCATCGTCACTTCAGATCACGGCATGCCCTTTCCTTATGTGAAAGGCCAGATCCACGAAGACGGCTTCCACCTTCCCCTCGCCATGCGCTGGGGAAAAGGCATTCAGCCAGGCCGTGTCGTCGAAGACTTCATCAACGTCCGCGACTTCGCCCCCACCTTCCTGGAACTCGCCGGCCAGAAACCCCACTCCCAGATGACCGGCAAAAGCCTCGTCAATATTCTCAGCTCACCCAAATCCGGCATCATCGAAAATCGTGACTTCATGCTCGCCGGCAAGGAACGCCACGATCTCGGCCGACCTAACGACCTCGGTTATCCCGTCCGCGCCATCCGCACCCATGAGTACCTCTACGTTCACAACTTCCATCCCGAGCGCTGGCCTGCCTGCGATCCCGAAACCGACTTCGGCAACTGCGATGCCAGCCCCACCAAGGAACTCCTCAAAGCCCTCGGCGGCACCTATTTCGAGATGTCCTTGGGCAAACGCCAGCCCGATGAACTCTACCGCCTCAGCGATGATCCCTCAGGCATCCGCAACCTCGCCAATGACCTCGCCTTCGCCCCCGTCATGGCCGAACTCCGCGAAAAAATGATGGCCGAACTCAAAGCCGAGGGTGATCCCCGCGCCCTCGGTAACGGAGCTATTTTCGATACCTACAAATACCTCGGCAGCCGCAAAAAAGGCTATGACACCTGGCTCCAAGCCCAAGACGCCGCCCTCACCGAATCCATCAAAACCAAAGCCATCGAAGTGGACACCAAACAACGCGCCCGCTCCCCGAAAAAGCCCCGCCCAATTCCCTGA
- a CDS encoding sulfatase family protein — MILRSLLFSALLLAPWAVPAAEKPNLILINIDDLGYADIGPFGSSNATPNLDRMAAEGMKLTSHYAAPVCSPSRASLLTGCYPKRVLPIPHVLFPAAAVGLSPDETTIAEVLKEAGYKTACVGKWHVGDQPEFLPTAQGFDSYYGIPYSNDMGPPADGSKSNPGKPLPEPKGQAKKKAAPVNDETGLKGAAQPPLPLLENNNVIERVKAEEQFTVTQRYTDKVCDIIRQNKDGPFFIYMPHTAVHFPLYPAKNFMGKSPNGLIGDWAQEVDSCVGQVLDLLRELKLDKDTLVVFTSDNGGALNHGSNNKPLRGSKGQTFEGGIRVCTVVWAPGKIKPGTQTEEITSHMDWLPTFVSLAGGKLPERKIDGKDLSPVFMGAEGGKGHDVFYYYRGFKMEAVRSGPWKLHLDKGELYHLGRDIAEEQNIAAKHPEEVQRLRTLVEAMKDDLGLDGAEAPGVRPLGRVAKAEPLIHADGTVRAGFDGIAKKLP; from the coding sequence ATGATTTTGCGAAGTCTTCTTTTTTCCGCCCTGCTGCTGGCTCCGTGGGCGGTGCCTGCTGCTGAAAAGCCGAACTTGATCCTCATCAATATTGATGACCTTGGGTATGCGGACATTGGGCCTTTTGGTTCCAGCAATGCGACGCCGAATCTGGACCGCATGGCGGCTGAGGGGATGAAGCTGACGAGTCATTATGCGGCGCCGGTGTGCAGTCCATCGCGGGCGTCTTTGCTGACGGGCTGTTATCCGAAGCGGGTGCTGCCCATCCCGCATGTGCTTTTCCCGGCGGCGGCGGTGGGATTGAGTCCCGATGAGACGACGATTGCAGAGGTGCTGAAGGAGGCGGGGTATAAGACCGCCTGTGTGGGCAAGTGGCATGTGGGGGATCAGCCGGAGTTTCTGCCTACGGCCCAGGGGTTCGACAGCTACTATGGCATCCCTTATTCCAATGACATGGGGCCTCCTGCTGACGGCTCCAAGAGCAACCCCGGAAAGCCACTGCCGGAGCCCAAAGGCCAGGCCAAAAAGAAAGCGGCACCGGTGAATGATGAGACAGGACTCAAGGGGGCCGCACAGCCTCCGCTGCCGCTTTTGGAAAACAACAATGTCATTGAGCGCGTGAAGGCTGAAGAGCAGTTCACTGTCACCCAGAGGTACACGGACAAGGTCTGCGACATCATCCGCCAGAACAAGGACGGTCCTTTCTTCATCTACATGCCACACACGGCGGTACACTTCCCGCTTTATCCGGCTAAGAATTTCATGGGCAAATCGCCCAATGGACTGATTGGTGACTGGGCGCAGGAGGTGGACTCATGCGTGGGGCAGGTGCTGGATCTGCTGCGTGAACTTAAACTGGATAAGGATACGCTGGTGGTCTTCACCAGCGACAATGGCGGAGCGCTGAACCATGGCTCCAACAACAAGCCTCTGCGTGGCTCCAAAGGACAGACCTTTGAAGGGGGGATCCGTGTTTGTACGGTGGTCTGGGCTCCCGGCAAGATCAAGCCGGGTACACAGACGGAAGAGATCACCAGCCACATGGACTGGTTGCCCACCTTTGTCTCCCTTGCAGGTGGCAAGCTGCCGGAACGGAAGATCGACGGCAAGGACCTCTCACCTGTCTTCATGGGAGCAGAGGGAGGAAAAGGACACGATGTGTTTTATTACTATCGCGGCTTCAAGATGGAAGCAGTGAGGTCGGGACCGTGGAAGCTGCATCTGGACAAGGGGGAGCTGTATCACCTGGGGCGGGACATCGCGGAGGAGCAAAACATCGCGGCAAAACATCCCGAAGAGGTGCAGCGCCTGCGGACGCTGGTCGAGGCGATGAAGGATGACCTGGGGCTGGATGGTGCGGAGGCACCAGGGGTACGTCCGCTGGGCCGGGTGGCGAAGGCCGAGCCGCTGATCCATGCTGATGGGACGGTGCGCGCTGGCTTTGACGGTATCGCCAAGAAACTTCCATAA
- a CDS encoding DUF4412 domain-containing protein — protein sequence MKKSLLLAGVSFLALQSAFADLVLIQKATTDGQVQEINVKIKGDKTRMDMGEQMTVIYDGATSNMVMLMHAQKVMMKMDEETLKSMMAMAGSALGGTAPAAKPVATGEKEKIGEHECEIYTWSGQLGTGKFWIAKDFPHYQELNAAQDKMTKAMGSPVSGMLPQASDFPGMVVKSELILSGKSNVSELVSMKEETVEEAVFVPPTDYQEMKMPGIPGK from the coding sequence ATGAAAAAATCGCTTCTGCTTGCTGGCGTGTCGTTTCTAGCCCTGCAATCCGCTTTTGCGGACTTGGTGCTTATCCAAAAAGCCACGACGGATGGACAGGTGCAGGAGATCAACGTCAAGATCAAAGGGGACAAGACCCGCATGGACATGGGCGAGCAGATGACGGTAATCTATGACGGGGCTACCTCCAACATGGTGATGCTGATGCATGCCCAGAAAGTGATGATGAAAATGGATGAAGAGACGCTCAAAAGCATGATGGCGATGGCTGGAAGCGCATTGGGGGGGACCGCTCCCGCAGCCAAGCCCGTGGCGACTGGCGAGAAGGAGAAAATCGGCGAGCATGAGTGTGAAATTTACACCTGGAGCGGTCAGCTAGGCACTGGCAAATTTTGGATCGCCAAGGACTTTCCGCATTATCAGGAGCTTAATGCGGCGCAGGACAAGATGACCAAAGCCATGGGCTCTCCGGTGTCTGGGATGCTACCCCAAGCCAGCGATTTTCCCGGCATGGTGGTGAAGTCAGAATTGATTCTGAGTGGTAAGAGCAATGTCTCTGAACTGGTTTCAATGAAGGAAGAGACGGTGGAAGAAGCTGTTTTTGTCCCGCCAACGGATTATCAAGAAATGAAGATGCCAGGGATACCGGGGAAGTGA
- a CDS encoding sulfatase-like hydrolase/transferase: MSCRRSQQFITMRTFFIVLSLLVIGFAQGAPKPPNIVFVLSDDHSYPFLGCYGRPEMKTPHLDQFAAEGMKFHRMFTGAPQCVPSRATFLTGRSPVACRITRFSSPLPRDEITYPEILKKDAGYFVGVLGRSYHLDGSGRGPPSTARVFEANQLQTFKERFDYVDATGQETIPATMKAFFDQRPKDQPYYLWVNFSDPHHPWNSGTNPPDPAKLNVPGSLPDLPGVREDLSHYEGEIEHMDGDFKRVLDIIKERAGLENTLIIFTGDNGMAFPSGKGNLHDPGLNVPLLVWWPGVIQPGTESRALISGEDVAPTCLEAAGLPVPTRISGKSFLPLLRGQPFEPRQHIFAERGPHGSSTFDENVKASGVDYSRAVRSDRYKLIYNVTPSHIYSPVDSAGDPSWQDIVKAHEEKQLASEFETLWFTSPRAIYELYDLESDPNELRNLAGQPDMQDIELKLKEALQEKMILDFDYLPLPLALPPRKKAGSRKQTPEKDPSREKQFIQKDTDKDGVLNWQEFSKGRGQADAEGWFKARDQDGNGTLSREEFVTGKVSNPPKKS, from the coding sequence ATGTCCTGCCGTCGTTCACAGCAGTTCATCACCATGCGCACCTTTTTCATCGTACTCTCGCTGCTCGTCATCGGCTTCGCCCAAGGCGCGCCGAAGCCTCCCAACATTGTCTTCGTCCTCAGCGATGACCACAGCTATCCCTTCCTCGGTTGCTACGGTCGCCCGGAGATGAAGACCCCACATCTGGATCAATTTGCCGCCGAGGGCATGAAGTTTCATCGCATGTTCACCGGCGCACCCCAGTGTGTACCCTCCCGTGCTACCTTTCTCACCGGCCGCTCACCCGTCGCCTGCCGCATCACCCGCTTCAGCTCTCCCCTGCCCCGCGATGAGATCACCTATCCAGAAATCTTGAAAAAGGACGCCGGTTACTTCGTCGGCGTTCTAGGCCGCAGTTATCATCTGGATGGCTCCGGCCGTGGCCCCCCATCCACCGCCCGCGTCTTTGAGGCCAATCAACTCCAGACCTTCAAAGAGCGTTTCGACTATGTGGACGCCACCGGCCAGGAAACGATCCCTGCAACGATGAAGGCCTTTTTTGACCAGCGGCCCAAAGACCAGCCTTATTACCTCTGGGTCAATTTCAGCGATCCTCACCACCCCTGGAACAGCGGCACTAATCCGCCCGACCCCGCTAAGTTAAACGTCCCCGGCAGCCTGCCCGACCTCCCCGGCGTGCGCGAAGATCTCTCACACTACGAAGGCGAGATCGAGCACATGGACGGAGATTTCAAAAGGGTACTCGATATCATCAAGGAGCGCGCCGGTTTGGAAAACACCCTCATCATTTTCACGGGTGATAACGGCATGGCCTTCCCCAGCGGCAAGGGCAACCTCCATGATCCAGGCCTCAATGTCCCTCTGCTCGTCTGGTGGCCCGGCGTCATCCAGCCCGGCACCGAATCCCGCGCCCTGATCTCCGGGGAAGACGTTGCCCCCACTTGCCTGGAGGCCGCCGGACTTCCCGTGCCGACTCGCATCAGCGGAAAAAGTTTCCTCCCTCTACTGCGCGGCCAACCCTTCGAGCCACGCCAGCACATCTTTGCCGAACGCGGCCCCCATGGCAGCTCTACCTTTGACGAAAACGTCAAAGCATCCGGGGTGGATTACAGCCGCGCCGTCCGCAGCGACCGCTACAAACTCATCTACAATGTCACCCCCAGCCATATCTATTCTCCCGTGGACAGTGCAGGGGACCCTAGCTGGCAGGACATCGTCAAGGCACATGAAGAGAAACAGCTCGCCAGCGAATTTGAAACCCTCTGGTTCACCAGCCCCCGCGCCATCTATGAACTCTACGACCTCGAATCCGACCCCAATGAACTCCGCAATCTCGCTGGTCAGCCGGACATGCAGGACATCGAGCTGAAGCTCAAAGAAGCCCTCCAGGAAAAGATGATCCTGGACTTTGACTACCTGCCCCTGCCTCTCGCCCTACCGCCCAGGAAAAAAGCTGGATCGCGAAAACAAACGCCTGAAAAAGATCCGAGCCGCGAAAAACAGTTCATCCAAAAAGATACCGACAAGGACGGCGTTCTGAACTGGCAGGAATTCAGTAAAGGCCGCGGCCAAGCCGATGCCGAAGGCTGGTTCAAAGCCCGCGACCAAGACGGCAACGGCACCCTCAGCCGCGAAGAATTTGTCACCGGCAAAGTTTCCAACCCACCCAAGAAATCCTGA
- a CDS encoding PVC-type heme-binding CxxCH protein yields the protein MSSRLTLSLLLCTGAAWASQPQSTSDLPDPNPEVQKAGFVVPEGLEVTLWAQEPMIAKPVQMNWDAQGRLWVVSSTTYPQIKPGDGTKDQVVVLEDTDGDGKADKSTVFAEDLHIPTGVIPGDGGAYVANSTEVIFLKDTNGDLKADERTILLSGFGTEDTHHLLHTMRHTPEGLLSFNQSIYIHSHIETPHGVRRLMGGGVWEFRPETRRLEYISKGLVNPWGYEFDKWGQSFATDGAGGEGLNYIFPGSVFKTSPGAKRTLSGLTPGQPKQCGLDVIDDPHWPEEWQGTWVTNDFRGNRVNRFKVTPSGSGYIAKQEEDVLASNHRAFRPIDVRVGPDGALYIADWYNPIIQHGEVDFRDPRRDLVHGRIWRITAKGRPLSVMPKIVGAPVTELLEMLKSDRQWTRHFAKQELRARGVTEVIPVLKTWPDGLDKAAPDYWHTLLEVAWAREGLNRFSPKLWRELYATPDARVRSAALRILTHRWRELPDAMDFLKQGISDENAQVRLWALAVLSDMRQPKAFELALKVLDKPMDENLDFLLELTAREQADVWMPLALKGDLKLNGNPKHLVYAMKATGRSDALKPLLVSLKEGKLEAEDAAAVMAMAGDAADAAQAKLIADMVNDPAMSDKVVGLMDALVKAGMTRAAKPEGAEETVKAWLESPRVEIVHRATILAGAWKVESTREALQNILVKAETLPAVRDGAVQGLAKLGGSKSRDFFDKVFQENAELRGIAVQGLTDVGAQLAAKRAVEFFAESKTAEEAAPILTAFLKNKQLPGVLAKELAGKSIPDFVAVEGIRMVSTRGIKGPLEDALRNAGGVKQMNQALTPEQMAALVAKVKDQGNAARGEQVYRRQQLLCQSCHAIGDAGGVLGPNLVSIGGSAPVDYLIESLLEPSKKIKEGYHMIIMGLKDGSVVSGGLVQDGGDEVIIRDPANQLQKVPKAQIASRQMSPASMMPPGLTASLREDEFVDLVRFLSELGREGDYKIKPNRYVRTWRVMGLMTPETVDHVRHVGLHALHEKDATYPWQMLFSQVSGDVPLSEVQQIKMYPWFPKIAQFTLKLDSPGKVKLGLSSTKAVDMVVGDQVLKEITPELTLDLPAGTHPVSVVIGRDAGELAGFRVEILDGAVTVQ from the coding sequence ATGTCCAGCCGCCTTACTCTCTCTCTTTTGCTCTGCACCGGTGCTGCCTGGGCTTCCCAGCCGCAATCCACCTCCGATCTGCCAGATCCCAATCCGGAAGTGCAGAAGGCAGGTTTTGTGGTCCCTGAGGGGCTGGAGGTAACACTGTGGGCGCAGGAGCCGATGATCGCCAAGCCGGTGCAGATGAACTGGGATGCGCAGGGCCGGCTGTGGGTGGTGAGCAGTACGACGTATCCGCAGATCAAACCGGGAGATGGGACGAAGGACCAAGTGGTGGTGCTGGAGGATACCGATGGTGATGGCAAGGCGGACAAGTCCACGGTCTTTGCCGAAGATCTACACATTCCAACGGGGGTCATTCCAGGTGATGGGGGGGCCTATGTGGCGAACTCGACCGAGGTGATTTTCCTGAAGGATACGAATGGGGATCTGAAGGCAGATGAAAGGACGATCCTGCTGAGTGGTTTCGGCACGGAGGATACGCACCATTTGCTGCATACGATGCGGCATACACCGGAAGGTTTGCTGTCATTCAACCAGTCCATCTATATCCACAGCCATATCGAGACCCCGCATGGGGTGCGCCGTCTGATGGGGGGCGGGGTGTGGGAATTCCGCCCGGAAACGCGCAGGCTGGAATACATCAGCAAAGGGCTGGTGAATCCGTGGGGCTATGAATTCGACAAGTGGGGCCAGTCCTTTGCCACGGACGGTGCGGGGGGGGAAGGGCTGAACTACATCTTCCCAGGCAGTGTTTTCAAAACTTCTCCGGGGGCGAAGCGCACGCTCAGCGGGCTGACCCCGGGGCAGCCGAAGCAGTGTGGGCTGGACGTGATCGATGATCCGCATTGGCCTGAAGAATGGCAGGGCACCTGGGTGACGAATGACTTTCGTGGCAACCGCGTGAACCGTTTTAAAGTGACGCCCAGCGGCAGCGGCTACATCGCGAAACAAGAGGAGGATGTGCTGGCCTCCAACCATCGCGCTTTCCGGCCGATCGATGTGAGGGTGGGACCTGACGGTGCGCTTTATATTGCGGACTGGTACAACCCCATCATCCAGCATGGTGAGGTGGACTTCCGTGATCCGCGCCGTGATCTGGTCCATGGCCGTATTTGGAGGATCACGGCGAAGGGGCGGCCACTGAGCGTGATGCCGAAGATCGTCGGTGCGCCAGTGACTGAACTGCTGGAGATGCTGAAGAGTGACCGCCAGTGGACACGTCATTTTGCCAAGCAGGAGTTGCGTGCGCGTGGGGTGACGGAGGTGATACCGGTGCTGAAAACCTGGCCAGACGGGTTGGACAAAGCTGCCCCGGACTACTGGCATACCCTCCTGGAGGTGGCCTGGGCGCGAGAAGGACTGAATCGCTTTTCTCCCAAGCTGTGGCGTGAGCTGTATGCGACCCCGGATGCCCGTGTACGGTCGGCTGCGCTGCGTATCCTGACCCATCGCTGGCGGGAACTGCCGGATGCGATGGATTTTTTAAAGCAGGGTATCAGCGATGAAAATGCGCAGGTGCGCCTGTGGGCGCTGGCCGTGCTTTCCGACATGCGCCAGCCGAAGGCCTTCGAACTGGCGCTGAAGGTACTGGATAAGCCGATGGATGAAAACTTGGACTTTTTGCTGGAGCTGACGGCCCGCGAACAGGCGGATGTGTGGATGCCGCTGGCGCTGAAGGGGGACCTGAAGCTGAATGGCAATCCGAAGCATCTGGTGTATGCGATGAAGGCCACGGGCCGCAGTGACGCACTGAAGCCTCTGCTGGTCTCGCTGAAGGAAGGCAAGCTGGAAGCGGAGGATGCGGCCGCAGTGATGGCCATGGCCGGGGATGCCGCGGATGCTGCGCAGGCGAAGCTGATCGCGGACATGGTGAATGATCCGGCGATGTCTGACAAGGTGGTGGGCCTGATGGATGCGCTGGTGAAAGCGGGCATGACGCGTGCGGCGAAACCTGAGGGAGCGGAAGAAACCGTCAAAGCCTGGCTGGAGAGTCCACGTGTGGAGATCGTCCACCGGGCGACGATCCTGGCAGGTGCCTGGAAGGTGGAATCTACGCGTGAGGCTTTGCAAAACATCCTGGTGAAAGCGGAGACGCTGCCAGCGGTGCGGGACGGGGCGGTGCAGGGGCTGGCCAAGCTGGGGGGAAGCAAGTCACGTGACTTTTTTGACAAGGTTTTCCAGGAAAACGCAGAGCTGCGAGGCATCGCTGTACAAGGTCTGACGGATGTGGGTGCCCAGCTCGCCGCGAAACGTGCGGTGGAGTTTTTTGCGGAGTCCAAAACGGCTGAAGAGGCTGCACCCATCCTGACGGCTTTCCTCAAAAACAAGCAGCTGCCCGGGGTTCTGGCCAAGGAGCTTGCAGGAAAAAGCATCCCAGATTTTGTGGCGGTGGAGGGTATCCGCATGGTGTCCACCCGTGGCATCAAGGGACCGCTGGAGGATGCGCTGCGCAACGCAGGCGGTGTGAAACAGATGAACCAGGCGCTGACGCCGGAGCAGATGGCGGCACTGGTGGCGAAGGTGAAGGATCAGGGCAATGCGGCTCGTGGCGAGCAGGTGTACCGCCGCCAGCAATTGCTCTGCCAGAGCTGCCACGCCATTGGCGATGCAGGTGGCGTTTTAGGGCCTAACTTAGTAAGCATCGGGGGCAGTGCGCCGGTGGATTATTTGATCGAAAGCCTGCTGGAGCCGAGCAAGAAGATCAAGGAAGGCTATCACATGATCATCATGGGCCTGAAGGATGGCAGCGTGGTGAGCGGTGGTCTGGTGCAGGACGGCGGGGATGAGGTGATCATCCGTGACCCGGCGAACCAACTGCAAAAGGTACCGAAGGCGCAGATCGCCAGCCGCCAGATGAGTCCGGCGAGCATGATGCCTCCGGGCCTGACAGCGAGCCTGCGTGAAGATGAGTTTGTGGACCTGGTGCGTTTTCTTTCTGAACTGGGTCGTGAGGGGGATTACAAGATCAAGCCTAACCGCTATGTGCGTACGTGGCGGGTGATGGGGCTGATGACGCCTGAAACGGTGGATCACGTCCGTCATGTGGGCCTGCATGCGCTGCATGAAAAGGATGCGACCTATCCGTGGCAGATGCTGTTTTCACAAGTGAGCGGGGATGTGCCGCTGAGTGAGGTACAGCAGATCAAGATGTATCCGTGGTTTCCGAAGATCGCCCAGTTTACGCTGAAGCTGGACAGCCCTGGGAAGGTGAAGCTGGGCCTGAGCAGCACGAAGGCGGTGGACATGGTGGTGGGGGATCAGGTGCTGAAGGAAATCACGCCTGAGCTGACGCTGGATCTGCCTGCGGGGACACACCCGGTGAGCGTGGTCATTGGCCGTGATGCCGGAGAACTGGCGGGCTTCCGGGTGGAGATTTTGGACGGGGCGGTGACGGTGCAGTGA